ACATGGAGGTGCCTTGCTACCTGCCCAAACTGCTGTTTGAGCTCAATGAGCAGCGTAAGCGGGACTTCTTCTGTGACTGCAGCATCCTTGTCGAAGGTCGTGTCTTCAAGGCCCATCGTAATGTGTTGTTTGCTGGAAGCGGCTATTTCCGGGCTCTTCTGGTTCACTATCTGCAGGTGAGATTGGCTTATATCAGTGCTTTCTAATGTCTTAATTGGGCAAGTGTTGCACGTCGCCTTTTAGAAACTAATGTAATGATTCGGTTAagataatgtatttattattgtgtgtttgagtatCACTTTAATGCCTTAAAATGATACACAAATGCAAATCACTTTCTATGAAAGCAGTGAAGAAGAATGTGAGAATTAAATGCGCTGTTCTATGAAcaacaacatttgtattttcaaGTCATTAAATTCCTAAATTGTCTTAAACTTCTCAATACATCCCTTTTCAGGATAGTGGGCAGCGCTACAGCACAGCATCGTTGGACATTGTGACAGCTGATGCCTTCTCTGTTGTCCTGGACTTCCTTTACTCTGGCCGCCTGGCCCTGAACAGAAGCAATGTCATTGAGGTGATGTCAGCCGGCAGCTACCTGCAGATGACTGATCTGGTAAACTTCTGTAAGGGATACATCCGCTCATCTTTAGAAATATGcaacaaggagaaggagagtagcacagagaaggagaaacaggTACAGGATGGAGGGATGGGTCCTGCAGACAGCGGCACTCCTGCTGCGACGATCTCCGGTGGTTCAGGGGCTGCGGAGTCTCATTCACACTCTGCAGATGCAGATAAAGGGTCGGGTTTAGGCTCGGAGTCTGTGACCTTGGCTAAAACCCCCCTGTCTGTCCCTGTCACCACAGCTCTGGGCACCAGCAGAGACATGGACAGCGACTACCATTCCAGGGAGGAATTTGCATCTGGgagtgaaagacagaaaggacaCATGGATCAGACTAAcctctcatcctcttcatcatctgctTTGACCCCGGAGTTAGTGAACCCCAAGATAGAGTACGACCCAGATGAGGAGCTTATGGAGTCCCCTGACACCAAAGACTTGGCCTCATATCCCGGGACCTCTCTTCATAACCCTCATCATAGCAGACTacatcctccctctccctccaatGAGCGCTCTCCTTTAGGATACAGCCCTTCTTACAATGCCAGGCAGCTGATGGAGATGCTGGCCAGAGGGGAAGGCCCCAGTCCTCTGGGGGACAGAGGGGGGCAGCGCTTTAACCACGAACTGGGTAGCAGCACAGGAGGGTGCAGAATGGACGAAAGTTTAGGGTTTATGGGATCATCTATCATGGAGATCCAGTCGGATTGGCTTGGAGAGGACACAGGTAATTGGCAAGATCAATCCAAGCTCATgcaaaaagggttagggttagatatCGGTCCAAAAGTCAAAATTGACTCCATGATAATGCAccataacattaacatttacttCTAGCGGATATGAATAATCTAGTTagttgtatatttattatagcagATTTTCCGGCATTAAGCGGGCGATAGGGGGCGCTCTCTTCTAACTCTCTAGCAACGGCTCACTTCCTCTATTCACTTCCTCTATTCTTGCCTCGCCTTTTATTACTTGATCAAAATGAATTTGCGTGTACATCTGGTTTGTCTTCGGGCCTCACACACTATTTTGTAACTAAGCAGATTTAAGAAGAAGTCACACACTTTGTCTCTAACTTGTTTGATAGtgtagatatttatttatttctctactcttttatttcaaatgatCACTTTGAATATAGTTCTTATGAAGGAGTTGTCAATTAGACATTGCACTCTTAATACTTTTGAACTTGTTTATAGAAATCTGCATACTAGTAATTAAGAATGCATTGCTATGCACTTGATTTGTTCAAGTTTTTCAAAACCTTAGACTTTCCATAGCAATTTGCTCTCCTATACTTGTTTGTATGCAAAGCCTAATTGcttttgaatacatttgtttaatgcAATATTGCAATGCAATGCAAATGTTATGCAAAAAGAGCTCTGGTTGCGGCATTGGCAGATTTCCAAATATCCAAAGTGGATCTCTGCATTTCTAGCAAACGGCCccgaggggagaggagggggtttCCCTGGAAACTAATGCCATGAAGCATTCACTAGATTTTCTAGCAGAAGAGTGAGGATGCACCGTTTGCAGCGCTGTCCCACTGAGGTACATCTGAACCTTTggcttctctctccccctgcaggTGATGGTTTGGTAGTGCCAGTGAAACTCCACAAGTGCCCATTCTGTCCGTACACTGCCAAGCAGAAGGGGATCATGAAGAGGCACATCCGCTGCCACACAGGAGAGAGGCCCTTCCCCTGTCCGATGTGTGGCAAGAGGTTCACAAGACAGGAGCACCTTCGCAGCCATGCCCTCAGCGTAAGAACTCTGTGTGACCGCAAGATGAtcaacattattttgtattgagTTGCACCACCAGGCCTGGTTTTAATATTTAGGCCTCTTAGTCTTAGGTCGCTTCTGATACAGAAGTTAATTAAAGCAGGAATTATACAACTATTTCAGTTACCTACAATCTGTTTAGTGGTGAGTTCTTTTCATTACCTGGGCTGTTTTTATTCATTCCATTTTTCAATTGTAATCAATGCTGGGTCATTAATTGGATGTGgtatttacaaaatgttcacAAATGTGGTTTTGTAAcgtgatttattattttaaatgactgaGGAAACATTTCATGGCCAGTTAGATGTTGGCAGCTGATTCAGAGTTCACTTGTTGAGAACAACTTTGAATAAGTTGTTCTTAATTTTTGatcaatcacattttaaaaccatttttgttatttaattccATTGGGAAATTGCATGGTGGCAAATATATGTTTGTCGTTTAGagattaatttgttttttttggtctCGGTTGCAGTAGAATTGTATTGTCAATAATTAGTTGCTAAGGTATAGTGgtttgtataaaaaaacaagccAGTAATTGCTAGCAATTAGTTAAAAACAGTAATTATCTATCACTCTCTTTAATTTAGTGCTGTtaaatttagttattttttcctgttgcttgtgttttttgtgcaggaaaaacggcagtaaatgttttttgatcttatatttttattcttcGCCTATAATGATCTAAAAGTTGGTGTTGCCTGCGCCAAATAATTCACAGTAtgttgtctctctcactgtgctGACCATCGACAGGTCCACAGGCACTACTGGCCAGTATCATGTAAGAGCTGCAGGCGAACCTTCACTGGATCTGGCGTTTCGTCGGGACTCAGGCGCTTCGGCATCTGCGACAGCTGCAACTGCGTGACCACCACACATGACGATTCCGCCTCTGTTCACcccaacagccaatcagagcccaTGGAACGTGCAGACGGGGGTACAGATTGGTCCAGTTTTATGGACGATGTAGATGAGGTGGAGGTTGGCAGAGTGGAGGACTTGGTTGAGAAACAGATCCTTGAAAGGCAGCTGGCTGTCTGCACTGATGAAGGTACTGCAGTGAATCTGTAGTCAGAAAATGTTCCCTAAACTGTTCCATGAACTGTGGCCATACTGTTCTTGATGTTACATTAGTAGAATAAGATGGCCTTATTTATTGACTCATTTGTAACCAGaaaatttgtctttttaaataaatgagatGTTTTGCTCCAGTGATTTGTCTGGCAGCaattggttttaaaatgttttaatcaggAAGTTTTGTCTTaaatttctctttctttatttgcaCAGTTGCTCAAATCCCAATGTGTCTGTATATGCTGCACTTAAagcttgcatgttttgttttgttcaaaagGATTGCAGATCACAGACACAATGTTCTCTGTGGTTTTAATGGGGCCATTGTAGGTTTTGTTGCAATAAATGTGTTCTGTGATTGTTGACCTATTTCCTTTTTCATTAAACCTGCTTTTCTACGTCTaaatactttattgatattGGTTGTATGTACATTTCCCAGCTTCTTGTCACAGATTTGCATCAGGTGATCAAAACAGAGGAGGCAGTTTGCAGTAAGGAAGCAATTGACTACTTTACAATGCACAAAGAAGTCAAATTAAATCATCTTCcgtgtatgttttatttattgaattgcaCACAATAAGCAAGTCATCCCATAAGTAGGAGGGACCTTATAGTTTGAAGCACCGGAGTGCGGATACACCGACTGTTAGCCCTTCCCTCAACATCATTCAGGTGTTGTGCAAATGCTACAGACGGGTAGAGTTAAAGTCACGTGTCGCGTCTGACTATAAGTGACACGATCTTCGTAATCAGCACATGACTACAGGTTTCCTCACGAGGGAACATGTCACTTCCAATACGACCCACATGCATTCTTTTGATTTGTGTAATAACCCTCCTCACGGGGGGACCTGGATCatacatatgtgcacacacctGTTGTATTAATTAGAGCAACATGTTTTGTTGGTAGAATTTGCTCAGTAACAGCTGCATCTGCAAGTGGCATGCACAAGCTTGCAGGAAGTGTTCCTCATGACAAtaacatcgtgtgtgtgtgtgtgtctttattattctttaataGAATGCAGTAGAGTGATGTGATTTAAGTATTCACTTGTTGGGATATTCTGTTTGGTTTATGTTACTTTTAACAAAGTACCTTCTCACTTccttgaaatgtgaaatgtattaaaaataaaacactaaaatatcacatgtacataagtattcacaccctttactccaggggtcaccaacctttttgataccaagagctacttcaagggctACCAGTTATATTtcagtacaaagtatcacttctgtaaaacaatgtaggaaatcattaactgtcacatcttcaaatcatatcctgtttgtacaaaccactaactttgtaacgtcagtgagtggagatgacatcggaacctttaTTCtagtctttgaacagtgttttcaataaccatcattgcacctttcaagacttctccgtccgaaaaggtactttcttgttctttattaaaaatgtgcaacccgttgctttctgtgacttgttcaccggcctcgtgaaaagagactgctgctgtccaaagctgcctttaactctcggcttgttctgcccgcagtgctgcaggtgggtagttagttagctagttagttagctagttagttaGCTAGTTAGTATTGTAAACTCTGGCTGGGCCagctcaaggacattcacagagTTCTCCCGAAGCCACTCCTGCATTATCTTGGCCGTGTGCTTAGGATCGTTGTCCCGTTGGAAGGTGAACCTTCGCcccagtctgaggtccagagcgctctggagcaggttttcaTTCAGGATCTCTCTGTACTTTGCTCCATTCAGCTTTCCGTCGACCCTGACTAGTCTCCCAGTCCCTgccactgaaaaaaaaaagaacggcatgatgctgccaccaccatgcttcaccgtTGGGATGATATTGCACAGGTGATGAGCAGTGCCTGTTTTCCTTCAGACGTGACATTTAGAATTGAGGCCAAACTGTTCAATCTCAGTTTCATCAGACCGGATAATCTTGTTTCTCACAGTCTCAGAGAGTCCTCCAAGcggctttcatgtgtttttcacTCAGCAGTGGCTTCTGTCTGGCCACTCTGTAGTGATGGTTGtccttctggaaggttctcCCATCTTCACAGAGGATCTCTGGAGCTCGTTCAGAGTGACCACCTCTGGTCACCTCTCTTACCAAGGCCCTTCTGCccgattgctcagtttggaCGGGAAGCCAGTTCTAGGAAGAGTCTTAGTTgttccaaacttcttccatgTCAGAATGATGGAGGCCACTGTGTTCTTGGGAACCTTTTTAATTCCGCAGAAATTGTTTTGTAGCCTTCCCCAGTTCTGTGCCTCGACACAATCCTGTCTCTGAGCTCCACAGGCTTCCTTTGACCTCCTGGTTTGGTTTTTGCACAACAATACATTGGCCgtgttgatgagatccgtccagaaatgctgaaggctttgggtgttgaggggctgtcttcgtcaacattgcgtggaagtctgggacagtgcctaggggttggcagaccggggtggtggttccagagagtaaaaagggggaccagagagtgtgtgccaactacaggggtatcacacttctcagcctccctggtaaagtctactccaaggtactggaaaggagggttcggccggtagtcgaaccgctgattgaagaggaacaatgcggattccgtcctggtcgtggaacaacggaccaactcttcactctcgcaaggatcctggagggggcctgggagtacgccatccggtctacatgtgttttgtggatgtggagaaggcgtatgaccgggtcccctgggtgatactgtgggaggtgctgcgggagtatggggtgagagggtcacttctgagggccatccaatccctgtacccaaagcgagagttgtgtccggatactcggcagtaagtcggactcgttctcagcaaatgttggcctccgccagggctgcgctttatcactaatcttgtttgtgattttcatggataggatatcgaggcgtagtcgtggaggagcggggttgcagttcggtgacctgaggatctcatcgctgctctttgcagatgatgtggtccttatagcatcatcggtctgtgaccttcaacagtcactggatcggttcgcagccgagtgtgaagtggttgggatgaggatcagcacctcaaaatctgaggccatggctctcagcagtctcctcactggcctgggaatgcctcaggatcccccagtcggagctggaggatgtggcccggagaagggaagattggggttccttactggagctgctgtgcccgtgacccgatcccggataagcggtagacgatggatggatggacagacaaCAATACATTGTGAACTGTGGGAGCTTACAtcgaaaggtgtgtgtgtgtgtcttttaaaatgtccaatccatttaatttaccacaggtggactccaaaCAAGGTGTAGGAACATCTCAAGCATGATAAATAGAGATTGGATGCTCCTGAGCttcatttcaaatgtcacagcaaagggtgtgaatacttatgtacatgtgatattttatttgattttttaatacatttgcaaaaaattcTAAAAAGAACTTTCACTTTCTCATTATGGGGTgttgtgtgtagaatgttgagagaaaataatgcatgtaatccattttggaataaggctgtaacataacaaaatgtggaaaaagtgaaggggtatgaatactttcctgatgaactgtatatatatgtgtgtgtgtgtgtgtgtgtgtgtgtgtgtgtgtgtgtgtgtgtgtgtgtgtgtgtgtgtgtgtgtgtgctttttccAGGTATGTTGTATTCACATCCAAACACCATGAAGGATTCACAAACTGGCCCTCACCAGTCTCTTGGAACTGGAACTCAATGGATGTAGGTCCTCACCGGGACCTGGTGGGAGAACTGTCTGCAGCTATCAGGaagaggtgaggagatggggAGAAGGATGCTACATCTTTAGTGCAGATAAAGGAAGGGTAGTTAAGTAGGTAACGATAATATATGATGTGAATAATGATCGATTCACATTTAGGGAAACCTTTCAGGGGTCCGGTTCATCTGCAGGACTGCACCCAATGGTggaataataaaattaaaaaaacttctATTATAGCATTATTCTCTAATCTTGTCTAGGTCAGGTTGGAAAAAGTTGACGTAAAAATGACTGCTTTGAGTATTCACTCAAATATCTCCTCCAACAGGTCACTGCGCTTGGGTATCTACCACTCTCTATTTGAATGGTTCCATCCCCTTTTCTTGTCAGATGAAGCATCCGGATTCAAGACCCAGGAATTTGTTGCCCGTAAGGCTCTTCCAGAGCTAGTGGACCTTGTGAAGTCATACAAACCTGATCTGATCTGGTCTGATGGGGACTGGAAAGCACCAGATACCTACTGGAACTCCACCCAGTTCCTGGCCTGGCTCTACAATGACAGCCCTGTCAAggtgagagaagaaaacaggTTTCTTCAGAGCATCTTTATATAACCACAATGTATCACCACTGAATCCTGAGTTACATTTTATCACATGTGAgaaaataactatataataaatagcagcagttttatttatttttttctgtagaTAACgacttgtgtgtttctttaggATGTGGTGGTCACCAATGACAGGTGGGGTAAAGGCTGCTACTGCAAACATGGAGGCTACTACAACTGTGCTGACAGGTACACGCCCGGTAAACTTCCAACCCACAAGTGGGAGAAATGCCAGGCCGTCGACTCCCTTTCCTGGGGCTACCGAAGAAACATGAAGCTGAGCCAAGTCATGACCCTACCGTCCATCATAAAGGTGACAGTTCAGAGTCATCACCTACAAATAACGTACGACTAGTTATTTTGTGATTAGTTATTTGGTTAATCTAACGGTATCTTTCCTCAGGACATGGTGTACGTTGTGGCATTGGGTGGTAACTACCTGCTGAACATTGGTCCGATGTCCGATGGCATGATTGCCCCGGTGTTTGAGGAGAGGCTGAGGGGACTTGGTGCCTGGTTGAAGATCAATGGGGAGGCCATCTATGCTTCGAAACCATGGAGGGTCCAGACGGAGAACAGCACTGTCACTGTCTGGTGAGATTGAGATTTTGTGATTCTTATTTTTTGCATTCCATTTTCTGCCTCTATGCAAGGTCAGGTCTCAGTGGCAGCTTTGTGATGTAAAATAAGCCACTTGTTGCTCCTAACATAGGTACACGGCCAAAAACAATACCGTTTATGCCATTTTCTTTGGCTGGCCGCCAAAACAACCACTTCAGCTCACAACACCGAGGACCTCTGGAACCACACAAGTAAGCCTTACACCTTTTAACCTATAACGTTTAATCCCAGTTAACTTAATTTGTCATAATCATACAATTGCCAAACTACTCTTTTACATCCACAGGTTACACTCATGGACTATCCTAATGTACCACTGAAGTGGGCACCAACGACCCCAACATCTGGACTGATGATTCTAATGCCTCCTATGCCAGAATCTCCTGCAAATGCCTGGTGTCTGAAACTGGAGGGAGTAGTCTAACTTCGGTAAAAGAAGTTTGTGCGTGCAATTCTAAATTAGGTGATCAACGGggattttttactttgtatttaagATGCACAGCAGTAGTAAAAGAAAACCCAACATTGTATGTTCAATCACTATGTAATGAGCCATCGTCCACAGAGGATTACTTTAAACATGGTTTCTCCTAGACCAGTgatccccaaccaccggtccgcggaccggtcATTTGGTACATgtccgcacagaaagattgaataaaaaaatattttattttgaaaaatcaccggatacatctgtctgtgcgtctgtgtctcttgacacatgtcaagacgctcgtctgtcacgtgatactttacttcaaaaaattaagcctacaagcaacaatgagtaaaaacaaacgtcttttaaagagcttttttggaaaagggaaaagacccaatgaggagacatttaaaagacaatatcaggagtcctacttaaaataagtgtttatcactacaggtgattctcatgcgccgctctgcataatatacaggttCGCAAATAAGGCAACAAAGCCTTCATAAcggcacccggcgttaaaagacaagcccttggagttttttgaaagaaataaacatgaacatgaacaagaaggacataaacaattactgacggccaccacatcaacacatgcgagtgcactgagagccccgtccgtccgtccgcgaacatattgtcttacatgaaaccggtccgtggcataaaaaaggttggggaccgctgtgCTAGACAACAGCTTTTAAATGAGATATTTTGCTCCAGTTATTAATCTGGCAGCAAATGGTTTTAAAATTGTCTTGTTTGGTCTTAaatttcactttctttatttGCACAGTTGCTCAAATCcaaatgtgtctgtatatgcTGCACTTAAagcttgcatgttttgttttgttttgttcaaaagGATTGCAGATCAGAcaacatttgtggttttaatgggGCCATTGTGGGTTTTGGTgcaataaatgttttgtgtgattGTTGACCTATTTCCTTTTTCATTAAAATTGCTTTTCTAAATTTAAATACTTTCTTGATATTGGCTTTATGTACATTTCCCAGCTGCTTGTCATAGATTTGCATCAAGTGATCGACCTGCAGTATTGATACATTACCATCTAGAGCCCTCTAGTGGTTGAACAAAACAGATTCAGTGTTTAGAAATCTTTGACAGTGGTCATTCAAATCACATGAGGCTTTTTGCAGCAACGAAGCAACTAACTACTTTACAATGCATAAAGAATTCAAATAAAATTATTTTCcgtgtatgttttatttattggaaTTGCACACATTAAGTGAGTAATCGCATAAGTAGGATGGACCTTATAGTTTGAAGCACTGTAAccatcatacctgtcaaccctcccatttttcccgggattatgccgtatttttaacctttcaaaaaatataaaaaataggcctaattaaaaaagtgtaaagtggcctccggtagagcaggaggcagtattatgtttaactttagctgaaaaacgttttccgcctgtaaacacacagaagaataaaacaggaacaataacacagaagaagactaaaacatatgagagtcacagtgaacgggagatagatggagacgcagttgtacctgccaaacaagttacaactttatgtaagtaccaaatgggaggagaccttcccttatttattaaaagcagagtcgggcaaactcatgctttttgtaaagtgtgtcattcagatgttagcatcgcacacggtgGAATAAGCGATtgttcaccagcatgaacaatcgtccaagcacaagcacgtcaagaagcacaaaaacatacactgtcaatgacttcattcggtgacaagaactgtttcggaggcaaaccaagtgaggcaaagctgagggaaagatgtcgatgctttgcgctaaaaaataatgtagccttcagcttctgcgttgatttcagtggCAGTGTAgaggacatgtttccagactctgacatcgcaaggaagtcctcgtcgggggaaacaaaagccacacaactcatcaaataaaatacagaaatcttataaacatgtctgtacaagtaatacatactttaaataaacatgtatttcctgaatgtatatacccgccccttatgtgtttacgtttacattggtggctgagagctgttaaaatatgggcggagtccgccaaaaagacttcccttattttgaaattccaatgttgacaggtttGACTGTAACACCCGAGTGCGGATACACCGACTGTTAGCCCTTCCCTCAACATCATTCAGGTGTTATGCAAATGCTACAGACTGGTAGAGTTAAAGTCACGTGTCGCGTCTGACTATAAGTGACGAGATCTTCGTAATCAGCACATGACTACAGGTTTCCTCACGAGGGAACATGTCACTTCCAATACGACCCACATGCATTCTTTTGATTTGTGTAATAACCCTCCTCACGGGGGGACCTGGATGCTCAGCGCGCTACGAAGACAACTGGAAAAGCCTGGATGCCAGACCCCTCCCCGAGTGGTATGATGAGGCAAAGATCGGGATTTTCGTCCACTGGGGGGTTTTCTCAGTCCCTGGCTTCGGGCGGTTTAGTGAGTGGTTCTGGTGCTGGTGGCGGCAAAACCGCACAGAAGAAGTTGAGTTCATGAAGAAAAACTACCCGCCGGGCTTTAAATACGCGGATTTTGCTCCCCAGTTTCACGCAGAATTCTTCAATCCGGATAACTGGGCAGATATATTCAAAGCCTCTGGAGCCAGGTATGTTATTCAACTCTCGTGGTGTCatacatatgtgcacacacctattgtattagagcaggggtgtccaaacttttttcactgagggccacatacagaaagatatacgaagggctgggccactcatatgtttgaggtatattgcctaaagAAAATCAGGGGGGGATGATATATCTCATATTTGTTAAACAAATAGGTTTTTGGGCTTGtcaacacatcaactaacgctAGTTCGAACATTTTATCAACCTTAATTGACTGAATTAAGTGACAAATTGAgcatattaacatgaatactttgtaatatatttcttaactcgcctataatgggaacagcgttgcactcagtgggagcagtgatgctgcgctttggactgaaggatgctgcaggtcaggagtaagtttggtgtttcagatacgaaggacatcacagagatgatgtcggtcattttggttctcagtctgcttttgttcagagttaacagaacatgtttgctcacatatttgagtggggaagtgcgcaagagacggagcttcacacagaatgctttcatgtgcgcagtaggctcttgttcagtgttgagatgaccagtaagatcaactaaaaacaccaggtctgccaaacatggagagTCTCTCAACTCATGAAGAGGtgggtccttctctttcaaaaacagatcgatttctgatctcagggaataaacccgctgcagcacggagccgcgactcagccagcgcacatcagaactgtggagtacgtccccgtattcaaCATCGACATGAGACAGGAacgcttgaaattctctgtggtaaagtcagtaaaaatctaaagcacaatctttatctgacacttgatgttttaagctagctgacaagtcaaacctgtgtttctgtgttagaactaagaagtacaataaattcaagcacaagtttctatctgggccatattccattatacttttagaatttgctgtgGGCCAATTACAAATGGACCATGGGCGCAGTTGGCCCGCGGGCGTTGTTTGGACACACCTGTATTAGAGCAACATGTTTTGTTGCTAGAATTTTCTCAGCAACAGCCTCACCTGCAAGTGGCATGCACAAGCTTGCAGGAAGTGTTCCTCATGCCATtaacatgtataataataatatgttttagtATAGGTCCCTGATCCATTTCATTGTAGAAGTCTAGAATTGGTTGTTGGtgctttcattttaatattgtttatcacatttgaacttttatttttattgagcaAGTATGCTTTCAAATGTGATCAAGTGATGTGATTTAAGTATTCACTTGTTGGGATATTCTGTTTGGTTTATGCTACTTTTAACAAAGTACCTTCTCACTTCCTTGAAATGTGAAAGGACAATTTACAGTGCATCTGGAAAGTATTCGTACCCCTTCAccttttccacattttgttatgttaca
This region of Cottoperca gobio chromosome 11, fCotGob3.1, whole genome shotgun sequence genomic DNA includes:
- the zbtb8b gene encoding zinc finger and BTB domain-containing protein 8B isoform X2; protein product: MEVPCYLPKLLFELNEQRKRDFFCDCSILVEGRVFKAHRNVLFAGSGYFRALLVHYLQDSGQRYSTASLDIVTADAFSVVLDFLYSGRLALNRSNVIEVMSAGSYLQMTDLVNFCKGYIRSSLEICNKEKESSTEKEKQVQDGGMGPADSGTPAATISGGSGAAESHSHSADADKGSGLGSESVTLAKTPLSVPVTTALGTSRDMDSDYHSREEFASGSERQKGHMDQTNLSSSSSSALTPELVNPKIEYDPDEELMESPDTKDLASYPGTSLHNPHHSRLHPPSPSNERSPLGYSPSYNARQLMEMLARGEGPSPLGDRGGQRFNHELGSSTGGCRMDESLGFMGSSIMEIQSDWLGEDTGDGLVVPVKLHKCPFCPYTAKQKGIMKRHIRCHTGERPFPCPMCGKRFTRQEHLRSHALSALLASIM
- the zbtb8b gene encoding zinc finger and BTB domain-containing protein 8B isoform X1: MEVPCYLPKLLFELNEQRKRDFFCDCSILVEGRVFKAHRNVLFAGSGYFRALLVHYLQDSGQRYSTASLDIVTADAFSVVLDFLYSGRLALNRSNVIEVMSAGSYLQMTDLVNFCKGYIRSSLEICNKEKESSTEKEKQVQDGGMGPADSGTPAATISGGSGAAESHSHSADADKGSGLGSESVTLAKTPLSVPVTTALGTSRDMDSDYHSREEFASGSERQKGHMDQTNLSSSSSSALTPELVNPKIEYDPDEELMESPDTKDLASYPGTSLHNPHHSRLHPPSPSNERSPLGYSPSYNARQLMEMLARGEGPSPLGDRGGQRFNHELGSSTGGCRMDESLGFMGSSIMEIQSDWLGEDTGDGLVVPVKLHKCPFCPYTAKQKGIMKRHIRCHTGERPFPCPMCGKRFTRQEHLRSHALSVHRHYWPVSCKSCRRTFTGSGVSSGLRRFGICDSCNCVTTTHDDSASVHPNSQSEPMERADGGTDWSSFMDDVDEVEVGRVEDLVEKQILERQLAVCTDEGTAVNL
- the LOC115016024 gene encoding tissue alpha-L-fucosidase-like; the protein is CAFSRYVVFTSKHHEGFTNWPSPVSWNWNSMDVGPHRDLVGELSAAIRKRSLRLGIYHSLFEWFHPLFLSDEASGFKTQEFVARKALPELVDLVKSYKPDLIWSDGDWKAPDTYWNSTQFLAWLYNDSPVKDVVVTNDRWGKGCYCKHGGYYNCADRYTPGKLPTHKWEKCQAVDSLSWGYRRNMKLSQVMTLPSIIKDMVYVVALGGNYLLNIGPMSDGMIAPVFEERLRGLGAWLKINGEAIYASKPWRVQTENSTVTVWYTAKNNTVYAIFFGWPPKQPLQLTTPRTSGTTQVTLMDYPNVPLKWAPTTPTSGLMILMPPMPESPANAWCLKLEGVV